A window of the Brachybacterium sacelli genome harbors these coding sequences:
- a CDS encoding plasmid replication-like protein yields MARKAANPTLVMLVQQIKAECWQHSADPVFVGLLEQAHAANGLPKDDPTRVDALREAATAIAEYLVALLESFGLVVEEAHCILHGDDTQLGWDDATAAMVEVLKYLHLHLLLKFKSRETSATVEKLAALLGVEVQYVELDKSRGGAAVEACGKKITQQHDNGLAYLTHVKYSDKFQYPPEHVASVRGMDYQQGYLERYLAWRKGRAHVKAKRAKLEFESFREMVLQGELTRDQIMLTDEYFDIYSRHQREIDDALSAYGQRRAYRAAAKLRAGEFSTQVVFIHGEAGVGKTRFANAFIQEAISCAKEYGERWQVYRAATTNPLDDWRGEEIMLLDDLRASAMDANDWLLLLDPHNASPARARYKNKGEVAPRLIVITATIEPVEFFFYARQKGNVDEALDQFIRRLQSVVRVYREDDILRYLVQPVGKVATYGRAIRNGYYGNTEWLSLSYAPAGGGTRDADSAVDELLDGLAEHSRDMPLALPAGRSGEATSTANHLTDADRLPY; encoded by the coding sequence ATGGCGCGTAAGGCAGCGAACCCGACCTTGGTCATGCTGGTGCAGCAGATCAAGGCGGAGTGCTGGCAGCACTCGGCCGATCCGGTGTTCGTCGGTCTGTTGGAGCAGGCACATGCAGCGAACGGTCTCCCGAAGGATGATCCGACGCGTGTCGATGCACTACGGGAGGCTGCCACTGCAATCGCGGAGTACTTGGTCGCGCTGCTGGAATCTTTTGGTCTCGTGGTCGAAGAGGCTCACTGCATCCTGCACGGTGACGACACTCAGCTTGGCTGGGATGATGCGACCGCTGCGATGGTCGAGGTGTTGAAGTACCTGCACCTGCATCTGCTATTGAAGTTCAAGAGCCGTGAGACTTCGGCAACAGTGGAGAAGCTGGCCGCGCTCCTGGGAGTCGAGGTGCAGTACGTCGAACTCGACAAGTCGCGCGGCGGTGCAGCTGTCGAGGCCTGCGGTAAGAAAATCACGCAGCAGCACGATAACGGCTTGGCCTACCTCACTCACGTGAAGTACTCCGATAAGTTCCAGTACCCGCCGGAGCACGTTGCCTCGGTACGGGGCATGGACTATCAGCAGGGGTACCTCGAGCGGTATCTGGCGTGGCGGAAGGGCCGCGCTCACGTCAAGGCGAAGCGGGCGAAGCTGGAGTTCGAGTCATTCCGGGAGATGGTGCTCCAGGGCGAACTCACGCGTGACCAGATCATGCTCACCGATGAGTACTTCGATATCTACTCGCGACATCAGCGGGAGATCGACGACGCCCTGTCAGCCTATGGGCAGCGCCGTGCTTACCGCGCGGCGGCGAAGTTACGTGCTGGGGAGTTTTCGACCCAGGTCGTTTTCATCCATGGCGAGGCAGGGGTCGGCAAGACCAGGTTCGCGAACGCATTCATCCAGGAGGCGATCTCGTGTGCCAAGGAATACGGGGAGCGGTGGCAGGTCTACCGTGCCGCGACGACGAACCCGCTCGATGACTGGCGGGGCGAGGAGATCATGCTACTTGATGATCTGCGGGCCTCAGCTATGGATGCCAACGACTGGCTGCTTCTGCTCGATCCGCACAATGCATCGCCTGCTCGGGCGCGGTACAAGAACAAGGGGGAGGTCGCTCCCCGGCTCATCGTGATCACTGCGACCATCGAGCCGGTCGAGTTCTTCTTCTATGCCCGACAGAAGGGCAACGTCGACGAAGCACTCGACCAGTTCATCCGCCGCTTGCAGTCAGTGGTGCGGGTTTATCGGGAAGACGACATCCTGCGCTACCTCGTGCAGCCCGTTGGGAAGGTCGCCACCTATGGACGTGCCATCCGCAACGGCTACTACGGCAACACTGAGTGGTTGTCGCTGAGTTATGCCCCGGCAGGCGGTGGCACTCGCGACGCTGACTCTGCTGTCGACGAGTTGCTGGATGGGCTCGCCGAGCACAGCCGTGACATGCCGTTGGCACTTCCCGCTGGTCGCTCCGGGGAAGCAACGTCAACTGCGAACCACCTTACGGATGCCGACCGGCTTCCGTACTAA
- a CDS encoding TetR/AcrR family transcriptional regulator encodes MDALPLMRERILDAALACMRETGVRGATTKAIARHAGVAEGSIYNHFANRSELIVAAFRRATQGVREHAVGLRERVGEETVEANLVRLMDEAIEFLGEILPIAGSVMGDPSLREWFSAQESTGDGDAVTPLLGVVEIARYLEAEAQRGRIPVRESWVPAAAMLSGACLQYAYAGHLSPSGIGGMLPGDASSPRDYARAVVGSLFEFPASS; translated from the coding sequence ATGGATGCTCTGCCCCTCATGCGCGAACGAATCCTCGATGCTGCGCTGGCCTGCATGCGCGAGACCGGTGTGCGCGGTGCAACGACAAAGGCCATCGCGCGACATGCCGGGGTCGCTGAGGGCAGTATCTACAATCATTTCGCGAATCGCTCCGAGCTGATCGTCGCCGCGTTCAGACGAGCCACGCAGGGGGTCCGTGAACATGCGGTCGGGCTCCGAGAGCGGGTGGGCGAGGAAACTGTGGAGGCGAATCTCGTTCGACTCATGGATGAGGCGATCGAGTTTCTCGGGGAGATCCTCCCTATCGCCGGCTCCGTCATGGGCGATCCCTCGCTACGCGAATGGTTCAGTGCTCAGGAGTCGACGGGTGACGGCGACGCAGTGACCCCGCTCCTCGGTGTCGTGGAGATCGCACGGTATCTGGAGGCCGAGGCTCAGCGAGGGCGTATCCCCGTGCGGGAGTCGTGGGTTCCGGCCGCGGCAATGCTCAGCGGGGCGTGCCTGCAGTATGCCTATGCGGGCCACCTGTCGCCCTCGGGAATCGGTGGCATGCTGCCGGGCGATGCGAGCTCCCCCCGGGATTATGCTCGCGCCGTCGTAGGATCACTGTTCGAGTTTCCGGCAAGTTCTTGA
- a CDS encoding type II toxin-antitoxin system RelE/ParE family toxin, which produces MIRSFGSRDTERIWHEQYVKRVDRTVQRATLRKLELIHAAKDVEDLRIPPRNRLERLVGDRRGQHSIRVNAQWRLCFVWRDGGADNVELVDYH; this is translated from the coding sequence GTGATCAGATCGTTCGGGAGTAGGGACACCGAACGCATCTGGCATGAGCAGTACGTCAAGCGCGTTGATCGGACCGTGCAGCGAGCGACCCTGCGGAAGCTCGAACTGATCCATGCGGCGAAGGACGTCGAGGACCTGCGGATTCCCCCAAGGAACCGCCTGGAACGCCTCGTCGGGGATCGTCGTGGGCAGCACAGCATCCGAGTCAACGCGCAATGGCGTCTCTGCTTCGTCTGGAGAGATGGAGGTGCGGACAATGTCGAACTCGTCGACTACCACTGA
- a CDS encoding TetR/AcrR family transcriptional regulator, with the protein MTGAPTSDTRERLIAAAADLIAAAPGEEFSLRAVCDAVGVKMPTLYHFFGSKQGLIDAVIEHGFDLYLNEKSSMESSGDPIQDIRAGWDAHVAFGLANPGFYTLMYGKVRPGHSPEAQSRPSEILRALTARAAEQGRLLVPSEQAAAHILVTNIGVTLRQIILAAPDPALSQTVREGAISAITGKGTRANDSLTTAIELAAAQPDVLGRAETQLLIEWLGRLSRVEKLQ; encoded by the coding sequence ATGACAGGAGCACCGACAAGCGATACACGGGAGCGACTGATAGCGGCAGCCGCCGACCTCATCGCCGCCGCCCCCGGCGAGGAGTTCTCCCTGCGCGCGGTGTGCGACGCAGTCGGGGTGAAGATGCCGACGCTCTACCACTTCTTCGGCTCCAAGCAAGGGCTGATCGACGCTGTCATCGAGCACGGGTTCGACCTCTACCTGAACGAGAAGTCGTCGATGGAGTCCTCGGGCGATCCCATCCAGGACATCCGTGCCGGCTGGGATGCCCACGTCGCCTTCGGTCTGGCCAACCCCGGGTTCTACACTCTGATGTACGGGAAGGTCCGCCCTGGGCACTCCCCCGAGGCGCAGTCCCGTCCCAGCGAGATCCTGCGCGCGCTCACGGCGCGGGCCGCCGAACAGGGCAGGCTTCTGGTGCCCTCTGAGCAGGCTGCCGCGCACATCCTAGTGACCAACATCGGCGTCACCCTGCGCCAGATCATCCTGGCAGCGCCGGATCCTGCCCTGTCTCAAACTGTCCGTGAAGGCGCTATCTCGGCGATCACCGGCAAGGGAACACGAGCCAACGACTCGCTCACCACTGCCATCGAGCTCGCTGCAGCACAACCAGATGTCCTCGGCAGGGCGGAGACCCAGCTCCTCATCGAATGGCTCGGCCGGTTGAGCAGGGTTGAGAAGCTGCAGTAG
- a CDS encoding HigA family addiction module antitoxin, with amino-acid sequence MSNSSTTTETDLIEPIHPGEILMEDFIEGFGITQNKLAVSIGVPPRRINEIVHGKRGITADTAIRLARYFGTSEELWMNLQSNYELRLERRTLRDKVAAITPLAVA; translated from the coding sequence ATGTCGAACTCGTCGACTACCACTGAGACCGACCTGATCGAGCCGATCCATCCGGGAGAGATCCTGATGGAGGACTTCATCGAGGGCTTCGGGATCACGCAGAACAAGCTGGCCGTGTCGATCGGTGTGCCGCCGCGTCGGATCAACGAGATCGTGCACGGCAAGCGGGGGATCACAGCGGACACGGCGATCCGTCTGGCGCGGTACTTCGGAACGTCCGAGGAGCTCTGGATGAACCTGCAGTCGAACTACGAGCTGCGGCTCGAGCGTCGGACGCTGCGCGACAAGGTCGCTGCGATCACGCCGCTGGCAGTCGCGTGA
- a CDS encoding AAA family ATPase — protein sequence MTGRLVVVSGLPGVGKTSVAVIVAVNTGSVHLSIDAVEDSILACGLPPGWQVGVAAYETVRAMAEQNLRLGHDVVVDAVNDSEEARQTWRTAAARTGASIEFVHLMISDALEHQRRLSGRDRCLTYVGEPTWADVQRRRADYAAWSDEVLEFDTATWAADEVADALTARLSTR from the coding sequence GTGACCGGTCGCCTCGTCGTTGTCTCCGGTCTGCCCGGGGTCGGCAAGACGAGTGTCGCCGTGATCGTCGCTGTGAACACGGGATCGGTCCACCTTTCCATCGACGCAGTCGAGGATTCGATTCTCGCCTGCGGACTGCCGCCAGGGTGGCAAGTCGGCGTCGCGGCGTACGAGACGGTGCGCGCGATGGCGGAGCAAAATCTGCGGCTCGGTCACGATGTCGTCGTCGATGCTGTCAACGACAGCGAAGAGGCTAGGCAAACGTGGCGGACGGCGGCCGCGCGTACGGGCGCATCCATCGAGTTCGTGCACCTCATGATCTCCGATGCGCTGGAGCATCAGCGAAGGCTCAGCGGCAGGGATCGCTGTCTCACCTACGTCGGCGAACCGACCTGGGCGGACGTGCAGCGCCGTCGCGCTGACTACGCCGCGTGGTCCGATGAGGTCTTGGAGTTCGATACGGCAACGTGGGCTGCGGACGAGGTCGCGGACGCGCTCACCGCGCGCCTCAGCACGAGATGA
- a CDS encoding type II toxin-antitoxin system RelE/ParE family toxin, which produces MDIELIAGWLVSLDDGSREQVVAAIELLEDRGPRLGRPIVDTVSASRHKNMKELRPGSSGRSELRVLFAFDPERSAIMLIAGDKAGDWKRWYKKNIPLADDLFEDHLSRLRGE; this is translated from the coding sequence GTGGACATCGAGCTGATTGCTGGGTGGCTCGTTTCGCTGGATGACGGTTCGCGTGAGCAGGTGGTCGCCGCGATCGAGTTGTTGGAGGACAGAGGTCCTCGGCTCGGGCGGCCCATCGTTGACACCGTGAGCGCATCCCGGCACAAGAACATGAAAGAACTCAGGCCAGGTTCGTCCGGCCGGTCCGAGCTGCGCGTTCTGTTCGCATTCGATCCAGAGCGATCGGCGATCATGCTGATCGCCGGAGACAAGGCCGGCGACTGGAAACGCTGGTACAAGAAGAACATCCCGTTGGCCGATGACCTGTTCGAGGACCATTTGAGCAGACTGAGGGGAGAATGA
- a CDS encoding GNAT family N-acetyltransferase — translation MKVRTYDSTDREAVIDLDTATPLTTYADVEFHNGSFTWQEMTLAFPTVKRHDLAQYLAEDPPGWDCAYLATHNDRVCGFAAGTLRSWNRRLCLLHMYVDSQMRGQGIGRALLNTLFNAPESADAQHVWLETQVDNVPAIRAYESMGFRIVGLDQTLYGDCPSNDTALYMSRRLR, via the coding sequence GTGAAGGTGAGGACGTACGACAGCACCGACCGTGAAGCGGTCATCGACCTTGATACAGCAACGCCACTCACGACGTACGCAGACGTTGAATTCCACAACGGTTCGTTCACCTGGCAAGAGATGACGCTGGCCTTCCCCACCGTCAAGCGACACGATCTGGCTCAGTACTTGGCGGAAGATCCTCCGGGGTGGGACTGTGCATATCTGGCGACGCACAACGATCGGGTCTGCGGATTCGCTGCGGGTACCCTCAGATCCTGGAACCGACGGCTCTGCCTCCTTCACATGTACGTGGACTCACAGATGCGTGGGCAGGGCATCGGACGAGCACTCCTCAACACGTTGTTCAACGCGCCCGAATCTGCGGACGCGCAACATGTCTGGCTTGAGACACAGGTGGATAACGTACCGGCGATCCGCGCCTACGAGAGCATGGGGTTCCGCATCGTGGGCCTTGATCAAACGCTGTATGGAGATTGCCCCAGCAACGACACAGCGCTCTACATGAGCCGTAGGCTGCGATAG
- a CDS encoding recombinase family protein encodes MNERSSALRKAAIYLRISQDREMDGLAIDRQREDCENLARFRRWEVVETYVDQSKSATDRTAIRPDYDRMVADYQLGRFDAIICYDLDRLTRQPRQLEDWIDAAELRGLALVTANGDADLSTDGGRMYARIKAAVARAEMERKSARQSAAQRQRAMQGRAPKGMRPLGYAVDGEVIHDEAEAVKAIYDLFTRIERPESLRSLARALSGTEKIEGLSPIPKHTHTVSVERAAARENQGLHPRPIVEDGPWSPSTVLGILRNPRYAALSTYTPKFAQADGKRRRMWKAQILRDDAGEPIRGQWEPIVDDETWWKVQEILDDKKRVTNTSGATKRKRLGSGLYRCGVVVSVAGEVCGKKVTGAPRGYTCPGHLVRSGPAIDEYVTEAISARLAKDDAAKKILKPKDSSQTEALDAAISDQRARISRAQHDYDEEIIEGRDLKRVRDAAEERIQELEAQKALRGRAGVLRPILGTDDPPGAFRDASLEIRRQVIDALVAVTVFPQPRGRKGFDPASVEIVSK; translated from the coding sequence ATGAACGAGCGTTCCAGTGCACTACGCAAGGCAGCCATCTACCTCCGCATCTCGCAGGACCGCGAGATGGACGGTCTCGCCATCGACCGCCAGCGCGAGGACTGCGAGAATCTCGCCCGGTTCCGGCGCTGGGAGGTCGTCGAGACCTACGTGGACCAGTCGAAGAGCGCCACCGACCGGACCGCGATCCGCCCGGACTATGACCGCATGGTCGCCGACTACCAGCTCGGGCGCTTTGACGCCATCATCTGCTACGACCTCGACAGGCTCACCCGACAGCCCCGGCAGCTGGAGGACTGGATCGACGCCGCCGAGCTGCGAGGTCTCGCCCTCGTCACAGCCAACGGCGACGCGGACCTCTCCACCGACGGCGGTCGCATGTACGCACGCATCAAAGCCGCAGTGGCGCGCGCCGAGATGGAGCGCAAGAGCGCCCGTCAGTCCGCGGCACAGCGGCAGCGCGCCATGCAGGGGCGTGCCCCGAAGGGCATGCGCCCTCTCGGCTATGCCGTCGACGGCGAGGTGATCCACGACGAAGCCGAGGCCGTGAAGGCGATCTACGACCTGTTCACCAGGATCGAACGTCCAGAGTCTCTGCGCTCGCTTGCCCGGGCGCTAAGTGGCACTGAGAAGATCGAAGGGCTCTCTCCTATTCCCAAGCACACGCACACGGTGAGCGTCGAGCGCGCCGCCGCCCGCGAGAACCAGGGCCTCCACCCTCGACCGATCGTCGAAGACGGTCCGTGGTCCCCTTCGACCGTGCTCGGCATCCTGCGCAACCCGCGTTATGCGGCGCTGAGCACTTACACGCCGAAGTTCGCCCAGGCCGACGGGAAGCGTCGCCGGATGTGGAAGGCGCAGATCCTCCGCGATGACGCTGGAGAGCCGATCCGGGGCCAGTGGGAGCCTATCGTCGATGATGAAACCTGGTGGAAGGTCCAGGAGATTCTCGACGACAAGAAGCGCGTGACCAACACCAGCGGTGCAACCAAACGCAAGCGCCTCGGGAGTGGACTGTACCGCTGTGGCGTTGTCGTCTCTGTGGCTGGAGAAGTCTGCGGCAAGAAAGTCACAGGCGCGCCACGCGGGTACACGTGCCCAGGACACTTGGTCCGCTCTGGTCCTGCCATAGACGAGTACGTCACGGAGGCAATCAGCGCCCGTCTCGCCAAGGATGACGCGGCGAAGAAGATCCTCAAGCCCAAGGACAGCTCACAGACCGAGGCCCTCGACGCTGCGATCAGCGACCAGCGAGCCAGGATCAGTCGGGCGCAGCACGACTACGACGAGGAGATCATCGAGGGGCGCGACCTCAAGCGCGTGCGCGACGCCGCCGAGGAGCGCATACAGGAGCTGGAGGCCCAAAAGGCACTTCGGGGACGGGCCGGTGTGCTGCGACCAATCCTCGGCACCGATGACCCGCCGGGAGCGTTCAGAGACGCATCGCTTGAGATCCGACGTCAAGTCATCGACGCGCTGGTTGCTGTCACGGTGTTCCCGCAGCCGAGAGGACGCAAAGGGTTCGATCCTGCATCGGTCGAGATCGTGTCGAAGTAG
- a CDS encoding helix-turn-helix domain-containing protein, whose translation MGYTAPPKSDLSHYVNLTEAVQLGYGAYQTLRRYITQGKLPAVKIGGRVKVLRADLDALAVPKPASSFEPMESAAERVVASSPPLSDEQIRRLRALLGGAK comes from the coding sequence ATGGGGTACACCGCTCCGCCCAAGTCCGACCTGTCCCACTACGTCAACCTGACCGAAGCTGTACAGCTCGGATACGGTGCGTATCAGACGCTTCGTCGATACATCACCCAGGGCAAGCTGCCGGCAGTAAAGATCGGTGGCCGCGTCAAGGTTCTGCGGGCCGATCTCGACGCGTTGGCCGTGCCGAAGCCTGCGAGTAGCTTCGAGCCAATGGAGTCCGCCGCCGAGCGGGTCGTCGCGTCCTCTCCCCCGCTGTCGGATGAGCAGATCAGGCGTCTGCGCGCTCTCCTTGGCGGTGCCAAGTGA
- a CDS encoding relaxase/mobilization nuclease domain-containing protein produces the protein MSTINVRPSRDAAGSAAYVLYGHGYKGRVKLLSGEPRTRAGSFAIRVAGDNTATPLAFVERAQALAGAHGRKNQLQSYVLAFSPDEFDVTKQEDLDRIRDVAVELAERMHSADFMVVVHADSAGKHGHAHVLVTNHDDLTGGSLQRYTAWKHGLRQLNDELMRDEGLQVLPDPEEPKPDWELRREAFKPGGFEQVLGDKVLAALIDSRSANQDAFEQVLAEHGVALAVTNRDGWSYKMRRDDNGKLGRKKASGLTTEFTAEGAQQIFDYHAQKGKKHGSTGTDGTGGRAASRYSDAGGLDLRARRRQAADREADECRRGAERVYQADGRGADEAPGSAVDLAAARAALDGIARRRHEDKAERDRKHSRRSRSAAQRERTREAAQRIVDEEVGPGSTVGIEDGPHGAGDDDLGFG, from the coding sequence ATGAGCACCATCAATGTTCGCCCGTCGCGGGATGCTGCAGGATCGGCCGCCTACGTGCTGTACGGCCATGGGTACAAGGGACGCGTGAAGCTGCTCTCCGGAGAACCTCGGACTCGGGCGGGGTCGTTCGCTATCCGTGTCGCGGGCGACAACACGGCGACGCCGCTGGCGTTCGTCGAGCGCGCTCAAGCTCTCGCGGGTGCGCATGGCCGGAAGAACCAGCTTCAGAGCTACGTCCTCGCGTTCAGCCCTGACGAGTTCGACGTTACGAAACAGGAGGACCTCGATCGAATCCGGGATGTGGCCGTTGAACTCGCGGAGAGGATGCACTCCGCCGATTTCATGGTGGTCGTCCACGCCGACTCGGCTGGTAAGCACGGGCATGCACACGTCCTCGTCACCAACCACGACGATCTGACCGGCGGGAGTCTTCAGCGGTACACGGCGTGGAAGCACGGTCTGCGCCAGCTCAACGATGAACTGATGCGGGACGAGGGTTTGCAGGTGCTGCCTGATCCTGAGGAGCCGAAGCCGGACTGGGAGTTGCGCCGGGAGGCGTTCAAACCTGGTGGGTTCGAGCAGGTGCTCGGCGACAAAGTGCTCGCCGCGCTCATCGACTCTCGTTCGGCCAACCAGGATGCCTTCGAGCAGGTGCTCGCCGAGCACGGCGTCGCTCTCGCGGTCACGAACCGCGACGGGTGGAGCTACAAGATGCGCCGCGACGACAACGGGAAGCTCGGCCGCAAGAAGGCCTCCGGGCTCACCACCGAATTCACTGCGGAGGGGGCGCAGCAGATCTTCGACTACCACGCACAGAAAGGAAAGAAGCATGGAAGCACTGGAACGGATGGGACAGGAGGACGAGCTGCATCGCGTTACTCGGATGCTGGAGGCCTTGACCTCCGAGCACGACGCCGACAGGCAGCAGATCGAGAAGCTGACGAATGCCGTCGCGGAGCAGAACGCGTATATCAAGCTGATGGACGAGGAGCAGACGAAGCGCCTGGGTCAGCTGTCGACCTCGCAGCAGCCCGAGCAGCCCTCGACGGTATCGCTCGACGACGACACGAAGACAAGGCTGAGCGAGATCGAAAGCACTCTCGCCGCAGTCGCTCAGCAGCTCAGCGAGAGCGCACTCGTGAAGCTGCGCAACGGATCGTCGATGAAGAAGTCGGACCTGGAAGCACTGTCGGTATTGAAGACGGTCCGCACGGAGCTGGAGACGACGACCTCGGCTTCGGCTGA
- a CDS encoding SDR family oxidoreductase — protein sequence MADHTLNGKNVLIAGGAKNLGGLVARHAAEAGANVAIHYNSDSSRADAEQTLAAVEAAGGKGAVFQGDLTVPANVAELFADAEAALGTIDVAVNTAGKVLRKPIVETTEDEYDSMFDINSKAAYFFIQEAGKNLADGGKIITIVTALLAAFTDGYSTYAGGKSPVEHFTRAAAKEFAGRGISVTAIAPGPMDTPFFYGQETPERVEFHKSQGMGGQLTKIEDIAPIVRFLASEGWWITGQTIFANGGYTTR from the coding sequence ATGGCCGATCACACGCTCAACGGCAAGAACGTCCTGATCGCGGGCGGCGCGAAGAACCTCGGCGGGCTGGTCGCTCGTCACGCAGCCGAGGCCGGCGCGAACGTCGCGATCCACTACAACTCCGACTCCAGTCGCGCGGACGCGGAGCAGACGCTGGCCGCCGTCGAAGCGGCTGGAGGCAAGGGCGCGGTGTTTCAGGGGGACCTCACGGTTCCGGCGAACGTGGCCGAACTGTTCGCCGACGCTGAGGCGGCTCTGGGGACGATCGATGTCGCGGTGAACACGGCGGGCAAGGTGCTGCGCAAGCCGATCGTGGAGACCACCGAGGACGAGTACGACTCGATGTTCGACATCAACTCCAAGGCCGCTTACTTCTTCATCCAGGAGGCCGGCAAGAACCTCGCCGACGGCGGCAAGATCATCACCATCGTCACCGCGCTGCTGGCCGCGTTCACCGACGGCTACTCCACCTACGCCGGAGGCAAGTCGCCGGTGGAGCACTTCACTCGCGCCGCGGCCAAGGAGTTCGCCGGCCGAGGCATCTCCGTCACCGCGATCGCGCCCGGTCCGATGGACACGCCGTTCTTCTACGGCCAGGAGACCCCGGAGCGGGTCGAGTTCCACAAGTCGCAGGGTATGGGCGGTCAGCTCACGAAGATCGAGGACATCGCCCCGATCGTCCGCTTCCTCGCCTCCGAGGGCTGGTGGATCACCGGCCAGACGATCTTCGCCAACGGCGGCTACACCACCCGCTGA
- a CDS encoding helix-turn-helix domain-containing protein: protein MAKTLKGFVAEHPVDRGRVEAHKERMLAEVRAYRLRELREQAGLTQAQLAERIGVGQRQVSKIEHGDLDSAKVGTIRNYLEAVGGELALEYVMGDQRVQVA from the coding sequence ATGGCAAAGACTTTGAAGGGCTTCGTTGCGGAGCACCCTGTCGACCGTGGGCGTGTCGAGGCGCACAAGGAGCGGATGCTGGCTGAGGTTCGCGCCTACCGCCTGCGCGAGCTGCGGGAGCAGGCCGGACTCACGCAAGCGCAACTGGCAGAGCGTATCGGTGTCGGGCAGCGACAGGTTTCGAAGATCGAGCATGGCGACCTCGACAGCGCGAAGGTCGGCACCATCCGCAACTACCTCGAGGCCGTCGGTGGTGAACTCGCTCTCGAGTACGTGATGGGTGACCAGCGCGTACAGGTCGCCTGA
- a CDS encoding helix-turn-helix domain-containing protein — protein sequence MKESLKHRLGRNLRALRVSRGLTQEKLAEYLDVTPRYLAGIERGERNLTLDSIDALAEALRVDNLAMLTAGVDDPNTPQRS from the coding sequence GTGAAGGAATCCCTCAAACACCGCCTGGGCCGGAACCTCCGCGCCCTGCGCGTGTCGAGAGGGCTCACCCAAGAGAAGCTGGCCGAATACCTCGATGTGACACCGCGCTATCTGGCAGGCATCGAGCGAGGCGAACGCAACTTAACGCTCGACTCGATCGACGCTCTTGCCGAGGCCCTCCGCGTGGACAACCTGGCAATGCTAACGGCCGGTGTTGACGACCCGAACACGCCTCAACGCTCATAG
- a CDS encoding antirestriction protein ArdA, producing MTATINTTPRVWIGCLQCYNEGNLVGDWYSASEADKITTSKVHERVINPGTHEELWCLDHENLPITGECSPYEAAELARAIEQVPEGELPALNAWVLSGDYIEDGDGLPSISDFEERYCGEWSSFREYAEQLAEDTGLLTNVPEAVGRYFHWEAWSRDLAFDYVVLDASPHCVHVFRNL from the coding sequence ATGACAGCGACCATCAATACCACACCCCGGGTTTGGATCGGATGCCTCCAGTGCTACAACGAAGGCAATCTCGTTGGTGACTGGTACAGCGCATCTGAAGCAGACAAGATCACGACCTCGAAAGTGCACGAACGCGTGATCAACCCCGGCACCCATGAAGAACTCTGGTGCCTCGATCACGAGAACCTGCCAATTACAGGGGAGTGCTCACCCTATGAGGCCGCGGAGCTGGCCCGTGCCATCGAGCAAGTTCCTGAAGGCGAGCTCCCAGCTCTTAATGCCTGGGTGCTATCGGGTGACTACATCGAAGATGGGGACGGGTTGCCGAGCATCAGCGACTTTGAAGAGCGTTACTGCGGAGAATGGTCATCATTCCGCGAGTATGCCGAGCAGCTTGCTGAAGACACAGGATTGCTCACCAACGTGCCCGAGGCAGTGGGCCGCTATTTCCACTGGGAGGCATGGTCACGCGACCTCGCGTTCGACTACGTGGTGTTGGACGCAAGCCCGCACTGCGTCCACGTCTTCAGGAATCTGTGA
- a CDS encoding transposase yields MTCSPCPDEKESTVERPGRPAATPRHSPEPPVDSLPNLPRNALRIRPAHPGSEEGPRRGRPRTDIRTIVDAALYKTRTAITWRELPAEFGSWQTALRRHRQLVASSQWDEITRTLAERDLPQ; encoded by the coding sequence GTGACCTGCAGCCCCTGCCCCGACGAGAAGGAATCGACAGTGGAAAGGCCGGGCAGACCGGCAGCTACCCCACGCCATTCACCAGAACCGCCCGTGGATTCCCTCCCGAACCTCCCGCGAAACGCACTCAGAATCCGGCCGGCGCATCCAGGCTCAGAAGAGGGCCCTCGCCGCGGGCGTCCACGCACTGACATACGCACGATCGTCGACGCGGCTCTCTACAAGACCCGCACCGCCATCACGTGGCGCGAGCTGCCAGCGGAGTTCGGGTCATGGCAGACCGCCTTGCGCCGGCACCGCCAATTGGTCGCGAGCTCCCAATGGGACGAGATCACTCGCACTCTGGCAGAACGAGACCTGCCCCAGTGA